The following DNA comes from Candidatus Cloacimonadota bacterium.
TAATGCCTAAAACTCTGGAGCTCAGCCCCTCCGTTTTGGGAGCCTCGTCCGGCAACACCCTGCACGTGGAATACAGATCAAAACAGCCGCTGGAAAGAGCCGCGCGTCTGGACCTCTACGATTTGCGCGGCAGATGGATGGCCGGCAGGGAAATGCCCAGAGAGGGATACACAGACTGGGTTTTACCGGACCTTGCCAACGGCATTTACTTCATCCGTCTCAGCGGCTCCAGAGGCCCTCTGGTTGGAGACCGTATCACCATCATAAAGTGAGGTAACCATGAAAAAGCTGCTTATGCTTGTGGCCGTAATGCTGTTCGCCACAGCTTTGACGGCCAATCCCATTACACCCCGAAACCTGGCCCGGCTTTGGTTTGATTCCGGCGACCTCTTTCTCCAGTTCGCCGAAGACCATGGCTACTATGGCTATCTGGACCGCATTTCGGAACTTACCTTTGTCACCTCAGCCGGAACCTGGCAATTCCCAGACTCTTTCGTTCCACCCACTTCCCTGCCCTTCACTGTGAACATATCTGAGGCCATTCCCGGTTTCAGTATTAATCCCCTCAATGACCAATTGGTGCTGCAGGACAGCATCTCGTGGGATTCGCAGTGGCAAGAATCGGTCAGCTGGGGGCTGGGAGACGCTGTGGACCTGCGTTCCCTGCAGCCTGGCCAATCCGCTGTGCAGGTGATGGTAGGCACCTATGAAGGCGAGGTTGCCGCCTGGGCCAAGGACATAGGCACCGAGGGCGGATTCAACCCCGTTCACTGCTACACTCTCAGCGTGCACACACAGAACCAGCAAGGAATACCGGTGTCTGGAGTGCCAGTCTATTTGAGTTTTACCGGCTATATTTCCACATATTACACCCCATACACCACCGATGCCGATGGAAACTGGCAGCTAGCCTCTTCCGCAGTACCCACCCGGGTACGGGTTCTGGATCCGCTCACCCAGGAAATAGTGCTTGATATCAGGTTTTACCCAGAGCCGGAGGAAACCGTTTCGCTCACCGCTGTGATCAGCAGCGCAGCCGCAGACGATCCTGTCCAGCCCTCTGCCAGCCATGTATTAAGTATCAGCCCTTCAGTCCTGAACTCTGCCAGCGGGAACACCGTCTCGCTTAAATACGGCCAGGGAATCTCCCTCTCAGAATCTGCCGAACTTAAGCTTTACGACCTGCGCGGCCGTGTTTTGGCAAGTACTGGGATGCCGTCTGTAGCTGAGATTCAATGGCGCTTGCCGGAGCTGCCCAGCGGCATCTATTTTATTGCTTTGGAGCAGGGTTCCCGCCAGTTGGGACGAGGCCGGATCAGCGTCATCAAATGAGCCCCAAGGCCTTTTTGCTGCTGCTCTTGCTGTTGCCGGGGCTGCTGCTGGCCCAGCCGCAGTTCGCCTTTGAAGGCGAGGTGCTGGATTTTTCTCTGGAGAAAACCTCCCCGGAAAGCGACACTCTGCTCTGGATTGTCTCTGGCCGGTTCTTCCTTTCCAATCTCCACCATGAAGCACTAAGCCGCCTGATCTGGTTTCCCGTTCCCGCTTCCGACAGCGTCGGGGTCGCGGAGGATGTATCCATCAGCCTCATCGAACCCGTGGACAGCATGTCGGTGGAACTGCTATACCAGAACCAGCGCGGCTTTGGCTTCAGGCTGGACTTGCCCGCGCGCAGCTTTGCGGGAGTGAAAATCAGCTACCGGCAAAAGATTAGCGGCTCGGAAGCCCGCTATGTGCTGCTAACCGCTAACTCCTGGGGCCGGCCGCTGCCTTCTTCGGAGATAAACCTTACTCTCGGACAAGGAATTACGCTCACCGATCTGCCTTACCCGGACCCCATCGTCAGTCTCGACGCTCAAAACTCCAACTACCGCTGGACGTTTTTGGATTTCGTTCCGGACCGTGATTTCGTGGTTCGTTTCGGTTGCCTATGAACTGATACTATCCGGCAGGTGAATCAGAAACAAATCCAGAATCTGAACTTCCCGACCAAACATCCTTTCCATCCCTGAAATCCATGATGTTCATTAAACCCGGGCGGGTAACGCCTTGGTATGGCATACGATAACAGGTGTTTGAAGCGGCCAGGAAGAAGCGATCCTGACTGGCTGTTAAGGCCCTTTTATGTAACTCTGTCGCGCCTCCCGCATGATGCCCGCATTTGATGCGAGTATTGGGCGGGGGACAAAAGAGAGGGACGGTCTCGAGCGCTCAGGGCCTGACCGACAGGACATTGCGGTGAGTTGGCATTTATGGCTCTCTATTAAATCAAGTGGTTGCGGGCATTCAATCAGAAAGCAGTCCAGAGAGCTTTATCCATCCAATTTGAAAGAGAACCCAACATAATGCTTGACAAGTACTTTGATAAAGTTAGAATGACAACCGCGAATGGAAGACAAGAAAAGATAGCGGGAGTGAGTAATGAACAAACTAATGAGATCTTTTTTGGGCCTGGCTTTGCTGGCTGTACTCGTTTCCTGCGGCAGGAGCGGGCCAACAGCACCCCAGCCAATAGCCGGGACACTGGTTTTTTCAGAGGACAAACTGCCCTGTGATGGGGATGAATACATCTACCGGCAGGGCATTTCCGCGGGACCCGCCGTGCCGGAGAACGCCCTCTTCGCCTGGCGGGTAGAGACTTTAAGCGGTGAACTCCCACAAGGTTGGTTTGCCGATCCCGAGGGTTGGTTGTGGTTTCGCGCGCCCGGAGCGGATTTGGAGGTTTCCCTGGCGGAGGAAGGGCCGCACCGAAGCATTTGGACCACACGCGACAGCCTCAGCTTCGACTTTGCTTCCAGCGAGGGCAAAATCAGCAACCTCGTTAAAAAAGTGGATTTAAGGGTCAAGTCAACAGACTCTCAAATAAATACATACAGCTCCGGCTTCAAGAGCGACCGCTTGATCGGCAGCCTCATCAACACCGCCATCGAACCCGGCGCCAACACCGGCACCGGAATCGAATTCGCTTTGCGTGAAGTGATCGGCGACATTTATGTGGACGGCCTTTACGCGGACCACTTCATGTTTCGGCTAAACATACTGAATAAAGACCTGGAAGTGATTTCAGAAGGCGTCTGGCACAGTTCGCTGGAGATGGCGGATTTGCGCAAAGTGAGGCTGAACGCCACCACTGATCCTGCGCTCAGCGAAAACGCCCATAATCAATACACCCAGTTCGAAAGCTATGTGGTTAGCCGCCAGGGCATTGAGGAGGCCACTCCCCAGAGTGTCTATTTCCGGGTGCGGGGCAATTTCAAACCCAAAGCCCTGATTTATACCCAAGCCCTCGCCGCGCTGGGGGAGCACCACTACAGTGTCAACCCGTTGGAACAACTCTATTACAAGGAGCTGATCCCGCCTGCCGCCCTGCACAATAACAGAAGCCTCTGGGAAACGGATGCAGGCTGGGAGGCGATCAACTCCCCAGACCTGAAGCTGCATCTGCAGTGGGGCTATCTGGGCCAGTATGGTTCAACCAATCCGCCCTGGTCTGGCATGGAAGGCTTTATCCCCGGCGGTCCCTTCGATAAAGAGTTCAATCTCTGTCTCGACGCTGTCACTAAGACGAATTACCACAGCCAGGTGGCGCATTTCGACCTGCGGCTGGATGGCGTGCCCTTTCCCGCCCTGCCTCAATTCATCCAGACCGCACAGATCACCCATCACGGCAAGACCTGGCTGCGCGTGCCCAACTTTTATGAGGACTCCCGGCGCTGCATCCTCACCGGCTTGGCGGACGGAGAGCACGTTTTTGAAGTCTGCGCCGTCGATCTGCAAAGCGCCGTCAGCGACCCGGTGAGCGTCACCATCAATCTGGCGCCTTTTGTACACAGAACGCAGCGCCACGGCCTGCTGATCGTGGATGACACCCGTCACAGCGCATCCATGGCACCGGAAAGCTATGTGGATGGTTTCTACGACAGCGTTCTGCCCACAGACTGGGGTCCGCTGGGGCACGTTGACGCGCAGCCGGAAATTGGTTCCGCTCTCACCGTTTCGCCAGTCCTCATGCAAAACTATCTGGCGGTAATCTGGCATTCAGACAATCCCACGAGCAATATCAACCTCCCGATAAATGTCGACCCACTTGAAATCTACCTGAACGCCGGGGGAGCCGTGATCATCAGCGCCGGAGCCAACCTCTACAATGCTTTGTTTTCGCTACGGTTAGAAGCGCACGGCTTTGTGAGCGAACGCTTCGGGATTGAAAGCCTATCGGATCTTGGAGCGGTGTCCAATACCTGGTACAGCAATGTATTCTTCGTGAGGACGGAAGCAAAAGACAACCAATTCGACATGGACTTGATGATAGAAGATGCCTTCAATCCAATGGTGCGGCTCCGTCAGGGTCTCGGGCTGGTCACCTGGTTCGATCCGTCTCTGGCTGCCGGCTGTTACCACGCTTTCGGCTGCAAGCCGGTTGATCATCCGATCTATCCTCCGACCCAAGAGCAGTATAACTTCTACTCTTCCAAACATGTGGGCTATCAGCACGGGCGGATGTTTGTGTTCGGGGTTCCGCTTTCCTACCTGGAACCCCAGGACGTGGAACCAGCTTTGGATGTTATTCTTCAGCTTCTGCTGAATCAGGACAAGCTCGCTGGAGGTCGCTTATGAAACGCTCACTTGTGCTTTTCG
Coding sequences within:
- a CDS encoding T9SS type A sorting domain-containing protein, with the protein product MKKLLMLVAVMLFATALTANPITPRNLARLWFDSGDLFLQFAEDHGYYGYLDRISELTFVTSAGTWQFPDSFVPPTSLPFTVNISEAIPGFSINPLNDQLVLQDSISWDSQWQESVSWGLGDAVDLRSLQPGQSAVQVMVGTYEGEVAAWAKDIGTEGGFNPVHCYTLSVHTQNQQGIPVSGVPVYLSFTGYISTYYTPYTTDADGNWQLASSAVPTRVRVLDPLTQEIVLDIRFYPEPEETVSLTAVISSAAADDPVQPSASHVLSISPSVLNSASGNTVSLKYGQGISLSESAELKLYDLRGRVLASTGMPSVAEIQWRLPELPSGIYFIALEQGSRQLGRGRISVIK